The following coding sequences lie in one Oncorhynchus gorbuscha isolate QuinsamMale2020 ecotype Even-year linkage group LG10, OgorEven_v1.0, whole genome shotgun sequence genomic window:
- the mrps26 gene encoding 28S ribosomal protein S26, mitochondrial, whose translation MFQVITRSTPVIRLLAPRGAVLVEAVRGRKTRTDPKAKSKEGRIKTPPPVDPVEMVVLRERFTEYDLLMRALRLEFKEEMLRKRYEEEVGSLAEERAKQEAEEHRSLMTWNQEENLRMLKIRELRVQKEVEAAEVKKTEAAILREQAMESFVKEKGEEIMRIQEEAKSFINLENLDQRIEEALDNPKNYNFAIDKDGRVVKRTVLQ comes from the exons ATGTTTCAGGTTATTACCAGAAGTACCCCGGTAATCCGTCTTCTCGCCCCCCGTGGAGCCGTGCTTGTGGAGGCTGTCCGGGGTAGGAAGACCCGCACCGACCCAAAGGCCAAATCCAAAGAGGGGCGCATCAAAACGCCACCTCCCGTCGACCCGGTGGAGATGGTGGTCCTCAGGGAGAGATTCACAGAATATGACCTGCTCATGAGGGCGCTGAG GCTGGAGTTCAAGGAGGAGATGCTGAGGAAGAGGTATGAAGAGGAGGTGGGCTCCCTGGCGGAGGAGAGGGCGAAGCAGGAGGCGGAGGAGCACCGCTCCCTCATGACCTGGAACCAGGAGGAGAATCTCCGCATGCTCAAGATCAG GGAACTGAGAGTTCAGAAAGAGGTGGAAGCTGCTGAGGTCAAGAAGACAGAGGCAGCCATTCTGCGAGAGCAGGCCATGGAAAGCTTTGttaaagagaagggagaggagataatGCGGATTCAG GAGGAGGCCAAGAGCTTCATCAACCTGGAGAACCTGGACCAGCGTATTGAGGAAGCCCTGGACAACCCTAAGAACTATAACTTTGCCATCGACAAAGATGGCCGCGTGGTGAAGAGGACTgtgctgcagtga